In Alkalihalobacillus sp. TS-13, the following are encoded in one genomic region:
- the ablB gene encoding putative beta-lysine N-acetyltransferase, producing MREVNVMKEDRVVSSNDYTMNVSLDFFNERLKVEDYRGNVTSVQKQVMRLLDEHPFTKVILKSRQEDWKTFLELGYQFEALYTGYFNGSDAYSMALFTENSRRTSDYWIFEDETLQQVKEIKCTLDIPSVSDYTIRKAEEQDAKDLSNLYQTVFEIYPTPMNDPDYIAKLMKHDSIFYVAESEGKIVSAASADINRNYHNAELTDCATLPEHRKKGLMKILIAKLENELKEQKIFCSYSIARALSFGMNAVFHQRKYAYKGRFTKNCNIFNKLEDMNLWICDLSRR from the coding sequence ATGAGAGAGGTCAACGTCATGAAAGAGGATCGGGTAGTAAGCTCCAATGATTATACAATGAATGTTAGTTTGGATTTTTTTAATGAGCGATTGAAAGTGGAAGATTATCGCGGGAATGTCACCTCGGTACAAAAACAAGTTATGCGCCTATTGGATGAACATCCGTTTACGAAGGTGATTCTCAAATCGAGACAAGAAGATTGGAAGACTTTCCTAGAACTGGGGTATCAATTTGAAGCCCTTTATACCGGTTACTTTAATGGAAGTGATGCTTATTCGATGGCTCTGTTTACGGAAAACAGCCGCAGGACGAGTGACTATTGGATCTTTGAGGACGAAACCCTGCAACAGGTAAAAGAAATCAAATGTACGCTTGATATTCCAAGTGTTTCCGACTATACGATCAGAAAAGCAGAAGAACAAGATGCAAAAGATCTTTCGAACCTCTATCAAACCGTTTTCGAGATCTACCCGACACCAATGAACGATCCAGATTACATTGCGAAGTTGATGAAGCATGATTCGATTTTTTATGTTGCGGAATCGGAAGGGAAAATCGTAAGTGCTGCATCTGCAGATATTAATCGGAATTATCACAATGCAGAATTGACTGATTGTGCTACCCTCCCTGAGCACCGGAAGAAAGGACTGATGAAGATTCTTATCGCAAAGCTTGAAAATGAATTGAAAGAACAGAAAATCTTTTGTTCATACTCGATCGCAAGGGCTCTATCCTTCGGGATGAATGCGGTATTTCATCAGCGGAAATATGCATACAAGGGTCGTTTTACGAAGAACTGCAACATCTTTAATAAATTAGAAGACATGAACTTATGGATATGTGATC